Below is a genomic region from Raphanus sativus cultivar WK10039 chromosome 4, ASM80110v3, whole genome shotgun sequence.
attttgtatttttgtatttttatttaatttcataaGTATTTTTTCTGCTTtcctatttgattatttataaccaatttttttataagGAATGTGACCCTTTTGGATTTTCAGTTGTGTTATGAATCATTAATTCTTGTTATATCACCGTCGGCGGTGGAAccgaaaaaacataaatatttcaaaataaataaataagcaaCTCATTTGAATATGGAACACAAAAAGGAAAGTGGTGCTTTTTTTTCATAAGTTGGATTAATGATTAGTATTGAATTTGAAAACTTAAGTTGTAACAAGAGGGAAACATAACTAAAGCATTAAACACGATATATCAAATCTATCGTGCCTTTTGATATGTACGCAATAACGAAGTTTGATGTGATTTGGGTAAAAGTATACGTTCAAAATGTGagtttataaacaaaatgtatatttatgtgttatttttaatttttttttttttttttttttttttgttattttaaatttcggtTTGTAGTGTGGGAGATGGGATCCCATACTCATCATGTTACATTACATGTGGGGAGATTTATTTAAACTAGAAAGTCATGACGATAGTGATCCTACGAAGTGCATGTGTTGCTAATAATGCGAATCAATTCCCATCTGGTAAACATAACATTTAATCCTTCTTTATAGCCTCAATATATTTAAGATTGCTAGATAAATATAGATATGAATAAACTATAGATCGATCTAAATCTAACACGCCAAGATGTACAGCTAATTTGGACGCACTTAGGCAAAGTTCTTAGACAAAGCACACCCAAAAGTTAAAGAGCAAGAAGAATGAAAAGAAATCTCacgttaaaataaaatatttgatatttacaGGACGACATGTCAACTTGTGTAACCATCCCTTTTCAACCTTTCAAATTTAATCGAGTGATTTGGACTACTAGGTCCATACAAACTGATGCATTTTTGTTAGTTCCTTAGTAGTTTATCTTCCAAATAACATTATAGTATAGTTCCTACTTCCTAGCTACATTCATGTACTACAAACTGAAGCAGGCACATGGTTTAGGCGTATATTAGTATTATTCTTTGTTAATGATGGTTTAGGCGTATATTATGTGACCATTATTTTATGCTACTTGGTTTATCTTGTAATGATGCGAGTACTGACCGTATAACTTGATTAGTACCTGAAGTGACAAGAGAAACGATTAATTAAAACATGACAGGTAGGTTAGATGTTAATTGATTGAGATTGGAGTGATGAAAAAGTAAAGCATGTCTCGTTAGAAAACTAAGAATAAAGATATCTTTTTATACATACGTTATATAATATGAACTGTAGAAATAGGAATGATGTTTGTATATAGTTTTTCCGTAGCATTTTGGGGATCAACAACAACTGCGTAACGTGTCTCTCGCTTCTCGTATCTTTTTCGTAGCCACTTTCCATGTGCTGCTCCATGTGACCTTCCCCATCCATCAAAAACTCCTTTTCCTAGTTCATATactaatagtatatataaaggAGAGAAGATGTATGATTCATAATACTGCGTTTCagaaaacatttaatatattgatatatagtATAGGTATAGTCTTGTCCATGCATAATATTTAGAATTATATGAAGATCGGTGGACCACATTAGTTGGTAGCCTTTACAATTTTCTGAATGCTTGCGTTTGTAAACTGTAAGTTTATTCTCAGTGAAACCAATCCATTTTTATTTGCCGTCGGCCTACATTATTATACATCCATTTCTTTGTAGGTTGCAAACGATACTGTTCTATAAATATCTTCAAAAAGATCGTGATGCTTAAtcattcagaaaaaaataattaaccgGTGGTTGTTGTTAAAAGAGGGTGAAGGCTaccaaaacttaagaaaaaaatcttgttGGCTTGCCTAAGATTTGTGAGAATCTAATATTTAACCAATGTTTGGTGCCATGTCACGATCAAAGGAAAAAACCTCATTTAAGCGTAGAACAGTGTTAGTATGTTGTTACTATGGCTCGTCTCATTATTTCGTCGCTTCACGCTTCACAGTCATCTTTGGAGGCGATAATGGACCTAACATGGACCGTTTAGTGAGCATCCCTCTGCCTTATCAAAAGCCCAGTTTCAAAGTAAATATCGTAAAACTGAgccaagaaaataataaatctttaCAAAGACAAACACAAAACAAATCTAAGACACATCAGATCACAAATCTTCCTTTTTGTCCCTCAAGGTTCTATGTACGTATAATGCCATATTGCCATGATGCTGCTATTGGTAGAGGGAATCAATACCCTATAATATATCTTTGCTAAGatccaaaataaatcaaatcttTATGGGTTTCTCGATCTTTACTTcaaaaaaagtttattattCCGTTAAGAAAATTAACTAATTGTGTAATAAGAGATGGACCAATAAATGTATAAAAAGTGACGGATGTGTCAGGGCACAAAAATAGGTGGCTTACGCAGTTTTTCACACTCCTCTTGTGTCAGGCACACATTATAAGCAGCGAGTCACATGCCTTGACTCAGTTTTAATGAGCTCACCGTTCGCCATTAGCTTTCTACATCTATAAATACTTTAGCAGCAATCTCAATCTTTATAGCAAATCACATTTTCTTTAGACTTTTTTTCCACTAGTTTTCACTGACTTGAGTGAAGAATAGAGAATGTCTGCAATAATAGCACTTGACTTGGGTCTCCATTACAATCACACTGCATTGGCAATATCTTTCAAGAACGAAGgcgatgatgacgatgatgtaGTGTACGATTACGCTCCCGCTGCATGATTCAATCATCTATATACTTATAACATCTCCATCATTAGAAAGAGATATGATTTTCTAACTACCTAGATATAACCGTAATTAACAATATATGTGATATGTAACATAGATCATGAGCTAGTTGGTAGCTACGTTGGCTTGAGTGTTGTTACTAACTAATAAACTAATGAACtcttttatatactttatgGCCATATTTAAATCTTCTACATTGGTAGTGTTATGATGAACCAAACTCAGAACTAATATCCACTTcgagtgtatatatatgtatattttaaacaaaaaagtcaataatataaaacatctGATGATATATtcttaaaacacacacatacaatTTGACCCCAAATAATAAACACATGCAACATATCACACAGCTATTTTAATTTGTCTATATATATTTAGGGAGAGAGATTAAAAGGAAGAGAGACAATCATGGTCAGGAGAGGTGGAGTCATCAGAGGGAATGTGGTTGTGACGACCTTCGTAAGTAGTAATGACCATTCTACAGTCTTCGGACAGTCGCTCCACTCTCTTCTTCACCCTACAGTTGTTGTGTGTGCATCTGTAATAACTCctgtatataatttttgtttttgtttttccattTTATTAGCAAACAATGTTATATTCAATTAACCAGttgtgaaaaagaagaagaactcaAGAAACAAACATGTGGGATTTGTGTGTAGACAAAAATAGTTGGAAAATGTGTAGACATTGCACAATAAAAGAGACAAAAAATAGAAGATATTGTTTGCATTCTCAATGATGATAGCCCTCGAGGGACGTACAATACATACTAAAATTGCAACATACGTACAAAAACATTCTAAATATGTAGAAAACTGTATACATTTGTATACGCAGTCATGTCTAGTACATGAGCTAAGGTTTGTTAACAAtctaaatagaaaatattatgaCACACCTAAATTTAGTTCCTATATCATGCTTTTACGAAACTATCAGTCATCAATCAAATTATACGAGAATCACTATAGCACATGTTATCAGAACTATTGGTAATGTTAATTTAGACTAGTTAATAGGGTTCATGAAACATAGACATAACATGGAGGTGTACTTAATGAATTACCTTGGGTGAAGGCTGTTCTTGACGACTTTCTGACCATATTTACGCCATTTGTAGCCATCGTCGAGAACATCGACATCACTTTTTGTCTGGAAACAGAATCTTGGCTCTCTTAGTTTCCTCCTTATCTTCACTTTGTTCTTCATCTCTCCACAGCCACTACTTGATCTCCACCTGCAAATGCAATCACGCTATGATGTATCAGACACACTTTAATATCTTAGGTTATCTTATGTTATAAGGCTTTAATTTGTATACAGTCTATCAACATCCTATTGGATCTCAAATAATTTCGTGGAAACATAGAACTATCTTAAGAAAGAAAATCCAAAAACACTGGAGAGAAAGAAAATCAATTAATTGATGAAATTTATGGCAATAATAATAACTATATTGATTAGCTATTAGTTTATGGTAAAAGAAGGAGAAACTAGGATTCATCTTCAAACTTAAATCAGTTTAATTACCAAGAATTAGAATGAACATCATTGTTGATTCCACCTCTGATATTCTCGTGATCATTATTGACCACCTTTGATCCCAAGTGTCCTCCAACCTACAAAAACCATATTAAACCCCTTCAGATTATGATATCAATACTTAATTggataaaaacaatataatcaCATGCTATGCATAATAGAAAGATAGATCATAGCTACACCTGAAGATTATTCGAAAATCCTAGAGGTGCTTGAGTAGTATTCGTAGTAGAAGAAGAGTTGTGAATAGGGAAAgaaggagagaggagagaagaggaagaagaagtagaagagaAGAAGGTTAAGACATTGGTTTCTTCAAATGGAACGAGGAAGTTCATATTCTCTTGGATCGTCGTCGACGATGTCACTTGTTGTAGATCGTAATTATTGACtacttctcttcttcctccttgcATTTTATTAAATCTCAGTCTCCCCTTTCGTTGACTAATGTGTATCAGTTTTGAAATAGTGTATCACACTAATTTTGtctatactttttattaataagagttaatatataaatattactttGATGGTTTGTCTTCTCCTGCTTTCATATAGAGTGGTAGGGTTTCGTGTGTACGTCCCCGCACGTGTCGAAAACCCTACTAAACGAATCATTTGAACATTCGTGTCATTTTTCTGAACTGAACCGTTCGTGTCTTTAGCAGTCAACTTCATGTGAAGTGTCTATAAGTTCTATAATCATATCgcgaacaaaacaaaaactattcGGCTATGTTTACTAgagtatatagttttttttttttttgtaacacaagaGTATATAGTAATATCTGAATTTACATCTTGGTTCTTTTCTGCACCGATTGTACAATAAGTTGAAAATGATGTGTGGAATGTTATTTTAAATCCTATCAACTTAAACTTACAATTCAATAACAACTttactttcatttatttaagcAAGTAACTTGCATCATTAATTGAACCTAATCATTTCATAATGAGGCCAAAAAGTTTTGGACTTTGGTCTGATTCTGAAGCAACCTAAGGAATCAAAATTCTAAGAGCAGCATTACCGGTAGATATGCTAAGgggtttttaaaaaaagtaaattaatattttactaaacaTTAATAAGGTGACAGGTGTTGTTTAATGTTTCAATCGGTTTTAAGAATATGTTCAACCGCATGTTCTTAACTCAATTTCTAAAGATAaatgaattaaatttaatgaaaaacagGAAAGATAAATGAAAACGTTTCTTAAATAACAACTTTAGGATACAGTTATTAATACAATTCACATATATGTGACATTTAGTTATTAGTTCTCTTTTTtacagaaaaataataaataaataaattattat
It encodes:
- the LOC108854383 gene encoding probable WRKY transcription factor 12, with the translated sequence MQGGRREVVNNYDLQQVTSSTTIQENMNFLVPFEETNVLTFFSSTSSSSSLLSPSFPIHNSSSTTNTTQAPLGFSNNLQVGGHLGSKVVNNDHENIRGGINNDVHSNSWWRSSSGCGEMKNKVKIRRKLREPRFCFQTKSDVDVLDDGYKWRKYGQKVVKNSLHPRSYYRCTHNNCRVKKRVERLSEDCRMVITTYEGRHNHIPSDDSTSPDHDCLSSF